In Micromonospora purpureochromogenes, a single window of DNA contains:
- a CDS encoding CDP-glycerol glycerophosphotransferase family protein translates to MFGTLMERIGVAARGALLVLSYLVMLVAGALGWVPVFAVAGLAAVVGEFALSRWSPASDLLLEKVGLNRGYRQLSRDLATVLLVAATVRLTAIEVTWLLILPAAVWVIAVFSGALNTMIDRRNPISALVRNIELGPIRSAPRPPQWASDLAGVPLAVANVLLIPAAVVAAVQGDVAPVLVVGAVAVIVAAAVGAIIALTWLRGRGTGQSPVLPVLQRWLDSYRPEVALYFAGPAKDVYQANMWLAPTEALNQRGIVLMRSREAFLELADTRLPVVCVPAGVDFMNLELGSVRAALYAANVGANIHLLREPGMKHVFVGHGDSDKQASVNPYSKVYDEVWVAGLAGRERYARAGVGVRDEDIVEIGRPQLAGVHTFGARAEDRPFTVLYAPTWEGWLDDDPYHTSVVLMGERIVKGLLATSPAVRLIYKPHPLTGSRSKEAKAAHERIVSLVRAAGGDVDATSLDGPGHRVVTGRVPALFDCFNQTDLLISDVSSVVSDFVQSQRPYVVANPSGLPEDEFRREFPTSRAAYLLSVDCGELEKILALTRTGDDPMTEARRELKTYLLGPAEANPMDRFAEEIGRLCR, encoded by the coding sequence TTGTTCGGCACGTTAATGGAACGCATCGGCGTCGCCGCCCGTGGCGCGCTGCTGGTGCTGTCCTACCTGGTCATGCTCGTCGCAGGTGCCCTCGGCTGGGTGCCCGTCTTCGCCGTGGCCGGGCTGGCCGCCGTCGTCGGTGAGTTCGCCCTCTCCCGGTGGTCGCCGGCGTCGGACCTCCTGCTGGAGAAGGTCGGCCTCAACCGGGGCTACCGGCAGCTCAGCCGCGACCTGGCCACGGTGCTGCTGGTCGCCGCGACCGTCCGGCTGACCGCGATCGAGGTGACCTGGCTGCTGATCCTGCCGGCCGCGGTGTGGGTGATCGCGGTCTTCTCCGGCGCGCTCAACACGATGATCGACCGTCGCAACCCGATCTCCGCGCTGGTCCGCAACATCGAGCTGGGCCCGATCCGGTCCGCGCCACGCCCGCCGCAGTGGGCGTCCGACCTCGCCGGCGTCCCGCTGGCGGTGGCGAACGTGCTGCTGATCCCGGCCGCCGTGGTGGCCGCGGTCCAGGGCGACGTCGCCCCGGTCCTGGTCGTCGGCGCGGTGGCCGTCATCGTCGCCGCGGCGGTCGGCGCGATCATCGCGCTGACCTGGCTGCGCGGCCGGGGCACCGGCCAGAGCCCGGTGCTGCCGGTGCTCCAGCGCTGGCTGGACAGCTACCGGCCCGAGGTGGCGCTCTACTTCGCCGGCCCGGCCAAGGACGTCTACCAGGCCAACATGTGGCTGGCCCCGACCGAGGCCCTGAACCAGCGCGGCATCGTGCTGATGCGCAGCAGGGAGGCCTTCCTCGAGCTGGCCGACACCCGGCTGCCGGTGGTCTGCGTACCGGCCGGGGTGGACTTCATGAACCTCGAACTGGGCAGCGTCCGCGCCGCGCTCTACGCCGCGAACGTCGGCGCGAACATCCACCTGCTCCGCGAGCCCGGCATGAAGCACGTCTTCGTCGGGCACGGCGACAGTGACAAGCAGGCCAGCGTCAACCCTTACAGCAAGGTGTACGACGAGGTGTGGGTCGCCGGCCTCGCCGGCCGGGAGCGCTACGCCCGGGCGGGTGTCGGCGTACGCGACGAGGACATCGTCGAGATCGGACGCCCGCAGCTCGCCGGCGTGCACACCTTCGGCGCGCGCGCCGAGGACCGGCCGTTCACCGTCCTCTACGCCCCCACCTGGGAGGGCTGGCTGGACGACGACCCGTACCACACCTCGGTGGTGCTGATGGGGGAGCGGATCGTCAAGGGCCTGCTGGCCACCTCGCCCGCGGTCCGCCTGATCTACAAGCCGCACCCGCTGACCGGCTCCCGGTCCAAGGAGGCCAAGGCCGCGCACGAGCGGATCGTGTCGCTGGTCCGGGCGGCCGGCGGCGACGTCGACGCCACCTCGCTGGACGGCCCCGGCCACCGGGTGGTCACCGGCCGCGTCCCGGCGCTGTTCGACTGCTTCAACCAGACCGACCTGCTGATCAGCGACGTGTCCAGCGTGGTCTCCGACTTCGTGCAGAGCCAGCGGCCGTACGTGGTCGCCAACCCGAGCGGGCTGCCCGAGGACGAGTTCCGCCGGGAGTTCCCGACCTCGCGGGCGGCGTACCTGCTCTCGGTCGACTGCGGCGAGCTGGAGAAGATCCTCGCGCTCACCCGCACCGGTGACGACCCGATGACCGAGGCCCGGCGCGAGCTGAAGACCTACCTGCTCGGCCCGGCCGAGGCGAACCCGATGGACCGGTTCGCCGAGGAGATCGGGCGGCTCTGCCGCTGA
- a CDS encoding DUF6077 domain-containing protein, translating to MSNADHVAVEERPALADASPESPQAPGRRRLSALIAAAPAAVTDAGVVGFALWTVLYHAAFLFSLRPSVTFLIWVASALLLAGWAGVRAWRRSGAATASTPPSPAPAAHPRRWVLPVVAAAAVAAITAGLAGTPAGDGISWWVPAGAGIFAAVGVLLLTRRAWLAGPAPEPAAPAPTALQSAYALLVSVGVAISSLFIARNTPDDVYYVGKSVWVAERDIVPLNDFLFTENVAPAMGSQPPTPSIEVFAGALGRVLGIHGASATWYVLLPALAVLAILALWRLVHRWAPRRPVLAFSVAVAYLYLVAGADAALGTFHLPRLYEGKGMFVSAVIPLMWLYLTEWFDTRSRRSLLLVFALSVTAAGLTTTSAIILPMLVGAAGLAMLLVGRWKDALIGGVAAVAYPVGAIVVSRLVLGGMTATGADDAFFDAEYTYRRTLLVGIVGVISGLALWCGPLLARRRTPALLAAGATLTMSVLLIPGVLEVLGDLSGISVVLWRVPWLLALPALIGLLCTVDVPSPAPLLRGAVGVVVAAAMVACFAVWATPMWSPESWVQTHDRPTWKLPQQRQKIAFWIKDQDRPDGLLLAPSVIMRASLIVTSEVRVVLPRDFYLVEYDLNSDFAKDRLLLAGFADGRIQPPKDEVATAVRRVGVGTICVYNGNRYARDTVVDLGFEKFAARKGPGAMTCYRPAG from the coding sequence GTGTCGAACGCCGACCACGTTGCCGTCGAGGAGCGTCCCGCCCTCGCGGACGCGTCTCCCGAGAGCCCGCAGGCGCCCGGTCGGCGCCGGCTGTCCGCGCTGATCGCGGCGGCGCCCGCCGCCGTCACCGACGCGGGCGTGGTCGGCTTCGCGCTGTGGACCGTGCTCTACCACGCCGCGTTCCTGTTCAGCCTCCGCCCGTCGGTGACCTTCCTGATCTGGGTGGCGTCCGCGCTGCTGCTGGCCGGCTGGGCGGGGGTGCGCGCCTGGCGGCGCAGCGGCGCGGCCACCGCGTCGACGCCGCCGAGCCCGGCCCCCGCCGCTCACCCGCGCCGCTGGGTGCTGCCGGTCGTGGCGGCCGCCGCCGTGGCGGCGATCACCGCCGGCCTGGCCGGCACGCCGGCCGGGGACGGCATCTCCTGGTGGGTGCCGGCCGGCGCCGGGATCTTCGCGGCCGTCGGCGTGCTGCTGCTGACCCGGCGGGCCTGGCTGGCCGGGCCCGCGCCCGAGCCGGCGGCGCCCGCGCCGACCGCGCTCCAGTCGGCGTACGCGCTGCTGGTCTCGGTCGGGGTGGCGATCTCCTCGCTGTTCATCGCGCGCAACACGCCCGACGACGTCTACTACGTCGGCAAGTCGGTCTGGGTGGCCGAGCGCGACATCGTCCCGCTCAACGACTTCCTCTTCACCGAGAACGTCGCCCCGGCGATGGGCTCGCAGCCGCCGACCCCCTCCATCGAGGTGTTCGCCGGCGCGCTCGGCCGGGTGCTCGGCATCCACGGCGCCTCCGCGACCTGGTACGTGCTGCTGCCGGCGCTGGCCGTGCTGGCCATCCTGGCGCTCTGGCGGCTGGTCCACCGGTGGGCGCCCCGCCGCCCGGTGCTGGCCTTCAGCGTCGCCGTCGCCTACCTCTACCTGGTGGCCGGCGCGGACGCCGCGCTGGGCACGTTCCACCTGCCCCGGCTCTACGAGGGCAAGGGCATGTTCGTCTCGGCGGTCATCCCGCTGATGTGGCTCTACCTCACCGAGTGGTTCGACACCCGCTCGCGCCGGTCGCTGCTGCTGGTCTTCGCGCTGTCGGTGACCGCCGCCGGCCTGACCACCACCTCGGCGATCATCCTGCCGATGCTGGTCGGCGCGGCGGGGCTGGCCATGCTGCTGGTCGGCCGCTGGAAGGACGCCCTGATCGGCGGGGTGGCCGCCGTCGCGTACCCGGTCGGGGCGATCGTGGTGTCCCGGCTGGTGCTCGGCGGGATGACCGCGACCGGCGCGGACGACGCCTTCTTCGACGCCGAGTACACCTACCGGCGGACGCTGCTGGTGGGGATCGTCGGCGTGATCAGCGGCCTGGCGCTCTGGTGCGGTCCGCTGCTGGCCCGACGCCGCACCCCGGCGCTGCTGGCCGCCGGCGCCACCCTGACGATGAGCGTGCTGCTGATCCCCGGCGTGCTGGAGGTGCTGGGCGACCTCAGCGGCATCTCGGTGGTGCTCTGGCGGGTGCCCTGGCTGCTCGCGCTGCCGGCGCTGATCGGCCTGCTCTGCACGGTGGACGTCCCGTCACCCGCGCCGCTGCTGCGCGGCGCGGTCGGGGTCGTTGTGGCGGCGGCGATGGTCGCCTGCTTCGCGGTCTGGGCCACTCCGATGTGGTCGCCGGAGAGCTGGGTGCAGACGCACGACCGGCCCACCTGGAAGCTGCCCCAGCAGCGGCAGAAGATCGCGTTCTGGATCAAGGATCAGGACCGGCCGGACGGCCTCCTGCTCGCCCCGTCGGTGATCATGCGGGCCTCGCTCATCGTCACCAGCGAGGTCCGGGTGGTCCTGCCGCGCGACTTCTACCTGGTCGAGTACGACCTCAACTCGGACTTCGCCAAGGACCGGCTGCTGCTCGCCGGGTTCGCCGACGGCCGGATCCAGCCGCCGAAGGACGAGGTGGCCACGGCGGTGCGGCGGGTCGGCGTGGGCACGATCTGCGTCTACAACGGCAACCGGTACGCCCGCGACACCGTGGTCGACCTCGGCTTTGAGAAGTTCGCCGCGCGCAAGGGGCCGGGGGCGATGACCTGCTACCGACCGGCCGGTTGA
- a CDS encoding TetR/AcrR family transcriptional regulator, whose amino-acid sequence MLRGDITKAIRRALMQELAAVGYGRLSIEAVARRAGVSKTAIYRRWSSKLELVLETVVAAAGSKLPALDTGTLRGDLALLFQVVAHALSHPLASQIIPDLLAEAARNPTIDQSLQQVLRGKQQEIGGQLIGRAIERGELPAGTDPDAAVDLIVGPLYWRLAIARTPLTDTYLDTLAEAVAAGLGAEPALPRQREAPVSG is encoded by the coding sequence GTGCTCCGGGGCGACATCACGAAGGCCATCCGGCGCGCGCTGATGCAGGAGCTCGCCGCGGTCGGCTACGGCCGGCTCTCGATCGAGGCGGTCGCCCGCCGGGCCGGGGTCAGCAAGACGGCCATCTACCGGCGGTGGAGTTCCAAGCTCGAGCTGGTCCTGGAGACCGTGGTCGCCGCCGCCGGCAGCAAGCTGCCCGCGCTGGACACCGGCACCCTCCGCGGCGACCTGGCGCTGCTGTTCCAGGTGGTGGCGCACGCGCTGAGCCACCCGCTGGCCTCGCAGATCATCCCGGACCTGCTCGCCGAGGCGGCCCGCAACCCGACCATCGACCAGAGCCTGCAGCAGGTGCTCCGGGGCAAGCAGCAGGAGATCGGCGGCCAGCTCATCGGCCGGGCGATCGAGCGCGGCGAGCTGCCGGCCGGCACCGACCCGGACGCCGCGGTCGACCTGATCGTGGGGCCGCTCTACTGGCGGCTCGCCATCGCCCGCACCCCGCTCACCGACACCTACCTCGACACCCTCGCCGAGGCGGTCGCGGCCGGCCTCGGCGCCGAGCCGGCGCTGCCCCGCCAGCGCGAGGCGCCGGTGTCCGGCTGA
- a CDS encoding ABC transporter permease gives MADTALVDPETGLTQAQLAARHGLRVAGERPSLAEYSRRLWSYRHFIAAYANAKLVASYSNARLGQVWQVLTPLTNALVYYLIFGVVLAQNEIPNFIAYLTTGLFIFNFTQSAVLAGTQSISGNLGLIRALHFPRASLPLAATLTQFQQLLASMIVLVGIVLVTGEPITLKWLMVVPALLLQAVFNAGIVMVVARMGAKASDLKQVMPFLLRTWMYGSGVLYNVSLFERLPGWATTVVQFNPMLVYIELARYSLLEQAPLLNESLAQLWLVGAAWAVLAGVGGFIYFWRGEQEYGRG, from the coding sequence ATGGCCGACACCGCGCTGGTCGACCCCGAAACGGGCCTGACCCAGGCGCAACTGGCCGCCCGGCACGGACTACGGGTCGCCGGTGAGCGCCCCTCCCTGGCCGAATACAGCCGCCGGCTGTGGTCCTACCGGCACTTCATCGCCGCGTACGCCAACGCCAAGCTCGTCGCCTCGTACAGCAACGCCAGGCTGGGCCAGGTCTGGCAGGTGCTGACCCCGCTCACCAACGCCCTGGTCTACTACCTGATCTTCGGCGTGGTGCTGGCCCAGAACGAGATCCCGAACTTCATCGCGTATCTGACCACCGGGTTGTTCATCTTCAACTTCACCCAGAGCGCGGTACTGGCCGGCACCCAGTCGATCAGCGGCAACCTCGGGCTGATCCGGGCGCTGCACTTCCCCCGGGCCAGCCTGCCGCTGGCCGCCACGCTCACCCAGTTCCAGCAGCTGCTGGCCTCGATGATCGTGCTGGTCGGGATCGTGCTGGTGACCGGCGAGCCGATCACCCTCAAGTGGCTGATGGTGGTGCCGGCGCTGCTGCTCCAGGCGGTCTTCAACGCCGGCATCGTGATGGTGGTCGCCCGGATGGGCGCGAAGGCCAGCGACCTGAAGCAGGTCATGCCCTTCCTCCTGCGCACCTGGATGTACGGCTCCGGCGTCCTCTACAACGTCAGCCTCTTCGAGCGGCTGCCGGGCTGGGCGACGACCGTGGTCCAGTTCAACCCGATGCTGGTCTACATCGAGCTGGCCCGCTACTCCCTGCTCGAGCAGGCGCCACTGCTCAACGAGTCGCTGGCCCAGCTCTGGCTGGTCGGTGCGGCGTGGGCGGTGCTGGCGGGTGTCGGGGGCTTCATCTACTTCTGGCGCGGCGAACAGGAGTACGGCCGTGGTTGA
- a CDS encoding ABC transporter ATP-binding protein has product MVDHFEASNDATVTLPRLTERIPTVVVDDAHVIYRVHKGAGGGSSPVAALRRLVKRSSAPNIQEVHAVKGVSFTAYRGEAIGLIGSNGSGKSTLLRTIAGLLPVNRGAVYTQGQPSLLGVNAALLNDLSGERNVTLGCLAMGMHPDDVARMAPEIIEFSGINQRGDFASLPMRTYSSGMAARLRFSIAAAKKHDVLLIDEALATGDKGFRKRSEQRVRELREGAGTVFLVSHQLSSIRDTCERTIWLESGVLRMDGPTDEVIRAYEAFSNGK; this is encoded by the coding sequence GTGGTTGACCACTTCGAGGCGTCCAACGACGCCACCGTCACGCTGCCCCGGCTGACGGAGCGGATCCCCACCGTGGTGGTGGACGACGCGCACGTGATCTACCGGGTGCACAAGGGCGCCGGTGGGGGCAGCTCGCCGGTGGCCGCGCTGCGGCGGCTGGTGAAGCGCTCCTCCGCACCGAACATCCAGGAGGTGCACGCGGTCAAGGGGGTCTCCTTCACCGCGTACCGGGGCGAGGCGATCGGGCTGATCGGCAGCAACGGCTCCGGCAAGTCCACCCTGCTGCGCACCATCGCCGGCCTGCTGCCGGTGAACCGGGGCGCGGTCTACACCCAGGGCCAGCCCTCGCTGCTCGGCGTGAACGCCGCCCTGCTCAACGACCTGTCGGGTGAGCGGAACGTCACGCTCGGCTGCCTGGCCATGGGCATGCACCCGGACGACGTGGCCCGGATGGCCCCGGAGATCATCGAGTTCTCCGGGATCAACCAGCGGGGCGACTTCGCCAGCCTGCCGATGCGGACGTACTCCTCCGGCATGGCGGCCCGGCTGCGCTTCTCCATCGCCGCCGCCAAGAAGCACGACGTGCTGCTGATCGACGAGGCGCTCGCCACCGGCGACAAGGGCTTCCGCAAGCGCAGCGAGCAGCGGGTCCGGGAGCTGCGGGAGGGCGCCGGCACGGTGTTCCTGGTGAGCCACCAGCTCTCCTCGATCCGGGACACCTGCGAACGGACGATCTGGCTGGAATCAGGCGTGCTGCGGATGGACGGACCGACCGACGAGGTCATCCGGGCATACGAGGCGTTCTCGAACGGTAAGTAA
- a CDS encoding bifunctional cytidylyltransferase/SDR family oxidoreductase: MTQDHTTGPDATPETPAPWRPSRTVAVVLAGGTGTRLGLGIPKQLLKIAGKPIIEHTLAVFEAAAEIDEIIVLMATGHVADAQQIVDKAGFRKVSKVIEGGDTRNATTRIALDAVGEGDVNILFHDAVRPLVSARIVRECVNALWSYSAVDVAIPSADTIIQVDENECITDIPVRATLRRGQTPQAFRSGTIREAYRRAEGDPDFAATDDCGVVLRYLPGTPIKVIDGSDENIKVTHPVDVHLADKLFQLAAAQAPRLTDHRSYTEELAGRTIVIFGGSYGIGHDLAGLARRYGAQVFPFSRSSTGTHVERAEDVEAALKTAFEATGRIDHVVVTAGILEKGSLTDMDQETMDRVLQVNFVGPVIAARQSLPYLQQTKGQLLLYTSSSYTRGRAQYALYSATKAALVNLTQALADEWAEFGVRVNCINPERTATPMRTKAFGEEPEHTLLAAETVAQSSLDVLISDLTGQVIDVRRAPGEPTPVPAQPTAADQDRLASGVDAG, from the coding sequence ATGACGCAGGACCACACCACTGGCCCGGACGCCACACCGGAGACCCCGGCGCCGTGGCGGCCCTCGCGGACGGTGGCGGTGGTGCTGGCCGGTGGCACCGGGACGCGGCTCGGCCTGGGCATCCCGAAGCAGCTGCTGAAGATCGCCGGTAAGCCGATCATCGAGCACACCCTGGCCGTCTTCGAGGCCGCGGCGGAGATCGACGAGATCATCGTGCTGATGGCCACCGGCCACGTCGCCGACGCCCAGCAGATCGTCGACAAGGCCGGCTTCCGCAAGGTCAGCAAGGTGATCGAGGGCGGCGACACCCGCAACGCCACCACCCGGATCGCCCTGGACGCGGTCGGCGAGGGCGACGTCAACATCCTCTTCCACGACGCGGTCCGGCCGCTGGTCAGCGCCCGCATCGTGCGGGAGTGCGTGAACGCGCTCTGGAGCTACTCCGCGGTCGACGTGGCGATCCCCTCGGCCGACACGATCATCCAGGTCGACGAGAACGAGTGCATCACCGACATCCCGGTCCGCGCCACGCTGCGCCGCGGCCAGACCCCGCAGGCGTTCCGCTCCGGCACCATCCGGGAGGCGTACCGGCGGGCCGAGGGCGACCCGGACTTCGCCGCCACCGACGACTGCGGCGTGGTGCTGCGCTACCTGCCCGGCACGCCGATCAAGGTGATCGACGGCTCGGACGAGAACATCAAGGTCACCCACCCGGTCGACGTGCACCTGGCGGACAAGCTCTTCCAGCTCGCCGCCGCCCAGGCGCCCCGGCTGACCGACCACCGCAGCTACACCGAGGAGCTGGCCGGCCGCACGATCGTCATCTTCGGCGGCAGCTACGGCATCGGCCACGACCTGGCCGGTCTGGCCCGCCGCTACGGCGCCCAGGTCTTCCCGTTCAGCCGCTCCTCCACCGGCACCCACGTCGAGCGCGCCGAGGACGTCGAGGCCGCGCTGAAGACCGCCTTCGAGGCCACCGGCCGGATCGACCACGTGGTGGTCACCGCCGGCATCCTGGAAAAGGGCTCGCTGACCGACATGGACCAGGAGACGATGGACCGGGTGCTCCAGGTCAACTTCGTCGGCCCGGTCATCGCTGCCCGGCAGTCCCTGCCGTACCTCCAGCAGACCAAGGGTCAGCTGCTGCTCTACACGTCCAGCTCCTACACCCGGGGCCGGGCCCAGTACGCCCTCTACTCCGCCACCAAGGCGGCGCTGGTCAACCTGACCCAGGCGCTGGCCGACGAGTGGGCCGAGTTCGGTGTGCGGGTCAACTGCATCAACCCGGAGCGCACCGCCACCCCGATGCGTACCAAGGCCTTCGGCGAGGAGCCCGAGCACACCCTGCTCGCCGCCGAGACCGTGGCCCAGTCCTCGCTGGACGTGCTGATCTCCGACCTGACCGGCCAGGTGATCGACGTACGTCGGGCGCCGGGCGAGCCGACGCCGGTGCCGGCGCAGCCCACCGCCGCCGACCAGGACCGGCTGGCCAGCGGCGTCGACGCCGGCTGA
- a CDS encoding CDP-glycerol glycerophosphotransferase family protein, translating into MRGDLVRKLIARCLTTGLAVVAFLVVALTGATGWGLALAVAALVAAAAERRVRPGADINAESVLLAAGILVGYARRLDGGFDPALVLTALALLGLVLLVGPLRDAGNLEIRAANLPVRTWTPLVAARLGGALLALLGVVAVCAALALPAVVALAASLLVAGACAAVGLDLARRRFRPVAGGGPIARALRAHQPEFLLYFSAPPGSEYQVTMWLPYLERLGRPFLVLLREPEFLPTVAAATSAPVVYCPTLKAMDEALVPSLRVAFYVNHGAKNSHCIRFSQLTHVQLHHGDSDKAPSANPVSAIFDRIFVAGPAAVERYARAGVEIPAEKFVVVGRPQVEAIEVRTEPVTGLAHPTVLYTPTWTGHHADANYCSLPVAETLLRRLLDRGATVILRAHPYTSQNPASARQLARLTELLAADRNRTGRQHLWGAAASRELSLVDCVNRADALVSDVSGVISDFLYSGKPYAVTDMGVDGDDFVARFPLARSGYVLRRDMSNVDDVLTGLLDTDPLASARWETRRRYLGDFPADSYAEGFLEAARRELEPGWEPPSPRAADAVAQEGSPLSPTA; encoded by the coding sequence ATGCGTGGTGACCTGGTCAGGAAACTGATCGCGCGGTGCCTGACCACCGGTCTGGCCGTGGTCGCGTTCCTGGTGGTGGCGCTGACCGGCGCCACCGGCTGGGGTCTGGCGCTGGCGGTGGCCGCGCTCGTCGCGGCCGCGGCGGAGCGCCGGGTCCGGCCGGGCGCCGACATCAACGCCGAGTCGGTGCTGCTCGCCGCCGGGATCCTGGTCGGGTACGCCCGCCGGCTCGACGGCGGCTTCGACCCGGCGCTGGTGCTCACCGCGCTGGCGCTGCTCGGCCTGGTGCTGCTGGTCGGGCCGCTGCGCGACGCCGGCAACCTGGAGATCCGGGCGGCCAACCTGCCGGTGCGCACCTGGACCCCGCTGGTCGCCGCGCGACTCGGCGGCGCGCTGCTGGCCCTGCTGGGGGTGGTGGCGGTGTGCGCCGCGCTCGCCCTGCCCGCCGTCGTCGCGCTGGCCGCCAGCCTGCTGGTGGCCGGCGCGTGCGCCGCGGTCGGGCTCGACCTGGCCCGCCGGCGGTTCCGGCCGGTGGCGGGCGGCGGGCCGATCGCCCGGGCGCTGCGGGCGCACCAGCCGGAGTTCCTGCTCTACTTCTCCGCTCCCCCCGGCTCCGAGTACCAGGTCACCATGTGGCTGCCGTACCTGGAGCGGCTCGGCCGGCCGTTCCTGGTGCTGCTGCGGGAGCCGGAGTTCCTGCCGACCGTCGCCGCCGCGACGAGCGCCCCGGTCGTCTACTGCCCGACGCTCAAGGCGATGGACGAGGCGCTGGTGCCGAGCCTGCGGGTGGCCTTCTACGTCAACCACGGCGCGAAGAACAGCCACTGCATCCGGTTCTCCCAGCTCACCCACGTGCAGCTGCACCACGGCGACAGCGACAAGGCGCCGAGCGCCAACCCGGTGTCGGCGATCTTCGACCGGATCTTCGTGGCCGGTCCGGCCGCCGTCGAGCGGTACGCCCGCGCCGGGGTGGAGATCCCGGCGGAGAAGTTCGTCGTGGTCGGCCGCCCGCAGGTCGAGGCGATCGAGGTACGCACCGAGCCGGTCACCGGCCTGGCGCACCCGACCGTGCTCTACACCCCGACCTGGACGGGGCACCACGCCGACGCCAACTACTGCTCGCTGCCGGTGGCCGAGACGCTGCTGCGCCGGCTGCTGGACCGCGGGGCGACGGTGATCCTGCGGGCCCACCCGTACACCTCGCAGAACCCGGCCTCGGCCCGGCAGCTGGCCCGGCTGACCGAGCTGCTGGCGGCCGACCGCAACCGCACCGGCCGGCAGCACCTCTGGGGCGCCGCGGCGAGCCGGGAGCTGTCCCTGGTCGACTGCGTCAACCGGGCGGACGCGCTGGTCTCCGACGTCTCCGGGGTGATCTCCGACTTCCTCTACTCCGGCAAGCCGTACGCGGTGACCGACATGGGGGTGGACGGCGACGACTTCGTGGCGCGGTTCCCCCTCGCCCGCTCGGGTTACGTGCTGCGGCGGGACATGTCCAACGTGGACGACGTGCTGACCGGGCTGCTGGACACCGATCCGCTGGCCTCGGCCCGGTGGGAGACCCGCCGCCGTTACCTGGGCGACTTCCCGGCCGACTCGTACGCCGAGGGGTTCCTCGAGGCGGCCCGGCGCGAGCTGGAGCCGGGGTGGGAGCCCCCGTCGCCGCGCGCCGCCGACGCGGTGGCGCAGGAGGGGTCACCCCTCTCCCCCACCGCCTGA
- a CDS encoding helix-turn-helix domain-containing protein, giving the protein MASFVDPRFGVALREFRERRGLSLRSLGQLAHRSKSHLHELETGLKAPTVDTARHLDRILDAGGVLARLIDAPIDHAAEAGELRARVVASDVSKDVLGRIEQGVDDLASAYPTMAPADLLPLVRRHLAYVGRLLDGRVTLAQQRRLLVAGGWLAVLRATVHIDLRQRSAAAAHLRAGHDLAEHAEHAEIRAWCLETRAWDVLTQGDYRAALDLSRQAQRVAPKGSSAYIQATAQEARAWARMGDVGATRRALDRVERLAANLPVPERAEHHYRYDPAKAAAYTATTLSWAGDPGAEQVARAVLADLDPDGDGGARPRRSASARLDLGLALVAAGQSDEAVALGAKAVASGRVVPSNWWRATELLAKVEQAGVPEAATLRDLCIEFAPGRRPSADSTSG; this is encoded by the coding sequence ATGGCCTCATTCGTCGACCCGCGCTTCGGCGTAGCTCTGCGTGAGTTCCGAGAGCGCCGTGGTCTGTCGCTTCGGTCTCTTGGGCAGCTCGCCCATCGGAGTAAGAGCCATCTGCACGAGCTGGAGACGGGGCTCAAGGCTCCGACCGTCGACACCGCGCGCCACCTGGACCGGATCCTCGACGCGGGAGGCGTTCTCGCTCGCTTGATCGATGCACCCATAGACCATGCTGCCGAGGCCGGCGAGCTCCGGGCGAGGGTTGTCGCCAGTGATGTCAGTAAGGACGTGCTCGGCCGTATCGAGCAGGGCGTTGATGACCTTGCCAGCGCCTATCCGACAATGGCCCCAGCTGATCTCCTGCCTCTGGTGCGACGGCACCTGGCCTACGTCGGGCGGCTACTCGACGGTCGTGTCACGCTTGCTCAGCAACGACGGCTGTTGGTTGCTGGCGGGTGGTTGGCGGTGCTGCGGGCCACGGTTCACATCGATCTGCGGCAGCGGTCTGCGGCGGCTGCCCATTTGCGGGCCGGGCATGACCTCGCCGAGCACGCCGAGCACGCCGAGATCCGGGCTTGGTGTCTGGAGACCCGCGCCTGGGACGTGCTGACTCAGGGCGACTACCGGGCAGCACTCGACCTTTCCCGCCAGGCCCAGCGGGTCGCTCCGAAGGGTAGCTCCGCCTACATTCAGGCAACTGCCCAGGAGGCGCGTGCGTGGGCGCGGATGGGTGACGTTGGTGCGACGCGGCGTGCGTTGGATCGGGTGGAGCGACTGGCGGCGAATTTGCCGGTTCCTGAGCGTGCGGAGCACCACTATCGCTATGACCCGGCCAAGGCTGCCGCGTACACGGCTACGACGTTGTCGTGGGCGGGGGACCCTGGTGCCGAGCAGGTTGCGCGAGCCGTGCTGGCGGACCTGGACCCAGACGGCGATGGAGGAGCGCGGCCCCGCCGGTCCGCGTCAGCCCGTCTTGACCTGGGCCTTGCCTTGGTCGCCGCTGGCCAGTCAGACGAGGCGGTAGCTCTCGGGGCGAAGGCCGTGGCGTCCGGACGGGTGGTGCCGTCGAACTGGTGGCGGGCTACGGAGCTGCTGGCCAAGGTGGAGCAGGCGGGAGTGCCGGAGGCCGCGACCTTACGCGACCTGTGCATCGAGTTCGCCCCCGGGCGGCGGCCATCAGCGGACAGCACATCCGGTTAG